TCAAGCACAATGAATGTCCTGGTAATACCGCCATCAACTACGGTAGAACTCTCAGAATTCGACTGGAAGCCTGTCGCTTGAGCACTTACCGTATAGTCTCCCGAGGCAATGTTCTGGAAGAAGTACGCACCCTCAATACCACGGAGCGTGGTGGTGGTCGTCTGATCTCCGGTCTCATCTATCGTAACTATCGCGCCATTGATACCGTTTCCTGTTGAAGCATCGGTAACCGTACCCACAATCGTGCCTTCTGGTCCCGGCGTTGGCGTCGGCGATACTATCGGAGTCGGCGAAGGTGATATTAATGGTTCCATCAAAAATACCACCCGTGAAGCGGTCCTTAGATCATCACCTTCCTCCACGGTAACCTCCTGCTGAGCATCTTCGTGAAGTGTCGCACGGGCGCCGATATCATGAATACCTATCGGGATATCCCGGAACACAAACGCACCATCAATGGTTTGTTCGCCAACCGTTATCGTGCTCGTGGTTGTCGTGAAAACCTCCTCAACCGTGGCGCCATTGGTATCTAAGACTACCGTAGCGCCATTGATGCCCTCATTCGTCGTCGCATCCCTTACCACACCAACAATGTTACCTGTTTCCTCCGGCGTCGGCGTCGGCGAAGGCGTTGGCGTTGGCGATACTGTCGGCGTCGGCGAAGGCGTTGGCGTCGGCGAAGGCGTTGGCGTCGGTTCAATAACCAAAGCCGTATCCGATAAAGACCTTGATGAGCCCGTTGTATTAACCGCATCAATATAACTGGCCGTCAACGTATCTCCTTCGGATGCCTGAATCCTGTTGAACTCAGAGGTACCTCCGCTTGACGTTACGCGTATAGAACCCTGGAACGTACCCGTGTCATCCCCTGTTTCGGTCATTCTCACCTTTGTGCTGTTGGACACGGAGGTCTGAATGAATACGTCACTTAAAAGGCTTTGACGCGAGGTGTGAGCCGTATTGCGCTCAGCGTCATACAGCGTTAAAAACGCGAATGATTCTAAATTCACGGTATCACCATCAAAGTCCAGGGTCGCATCGGAAGCGCTGAATGCCAAAGGCACTGTAGCCGAAGAAGACTGCGGACTGGTGTCTGTATACACAACATTGACAACACCGTTCTGAACGGTCTCCACCGTACCCAGATTCGATCCTGTGCCGCCACCGGTTGTAGTGGTTCCCGTCTGTATGGTGGCAAGGAATGTGCCTGTATCCACGCCACTTTCGACGAGATTCATGTTCAAATCATCGCCAATACTGTAATTAGAACCCGTGACCTTTAATGCGGTAGTCAACGTATCGATGGCAGTCGAAATAGCGTTTCTGTCAACGTCCACAACCGTCGCAACTACCGTATCGCCTGATAAAAATGCCGTATCCTTGCTCAGGCTTAAATTGCCAAGCAGGGTGACAACACTTATCGGATCGGTAACCAGGTAGTTGCTGCTATCGACACAATTTCCATCCGGCGAATCGTTATAATGCACATATACCATATCTCCACTGGTAACCTTTAACGTATCGCTGGAGTTCGTCGTTGGAGTGCCGCTGGACAACTGGAATGATCCCCTAAAGGTACCGGAATCGTTTGCCGTCTCAACAAGCCCGAAATCAATCGTATTACCGCCGCTCGCCTGATTAACAGAAGACGAAGGAATGGCGCTCAACGTGCTCGCGTACAGGATCTTGGAGGTTGCGCCATTCTTAAACCCTGTGCTTTGATTGCCGGTAGAAGAACCTGCCGGATTGCCCAGGCCATTTTCATTAAACCTTACGATAGACGAAATACCTGAATCCGTGCTGTCAGCCTCAAATGTGGACTGCTTGTCGCTTGTAGACGTATTAAGGTCCTGATCAACAAGCGTAACGACCACAAATGTATCCGGGCCCGTCTCTCCCGTTAAGTTTGTGGACAGCTCAGCGGTGTTTGCGTTGAATGTCGCCTGAGTTGAGTTTATAGCGAGATTATCTCCACCGAAGTACGCGCCGCTTGCGCCGGAGGCATCATTATAACGGAAGTGATAGGTCGCTCCACAATAGCCTCCTATGCACTGTATCGCGTTGCCATCAACAGTTTGACGCCTTTCCGTCATCATGTCGTTACCAATTACCTGTACCCATGTCAGGTCAGGATCAAAGGATAGCGTATCGGAAAGTTTCTTTACGATAAGCGAAGTATCCGTCACGCTCGCTACTTCAGAAAACTCCTCTACCGTGCCATCAAAAATTCTTACAACAGAACCTGTCCCAACAAACGCATCCAGACCCTGCGCGCCTGTACCAAGCGCATTAGTATTGTTAAAAAGAATCTGTGTTGTACTGGAACCGGTTATATCTGAAAATACTGAACTGACAGACACACTGGTGCTGGTAGTCACCCGATGCGCGGTAAAATCGAAACCGATCGTCCCTACGAATGTGCTGGAATTCGCGCCTGTTTCTACGACAGGAATGGAAACCCAGTGTGAACCGTCGGGTGAAATTTCTACGGTGTTGTCCTGCGCGCTCACCGTCGCCTTGAACGAAGAAGTCGTCGCTGACGAGAGGAAACTGGTCGCATCCGCGGAAGAACCATGTATCAGCGGAACGGCGCTTACCGATTCGGTTCCCAAACTAAACGAAGTGCTCGTTCCAACGCCGAACGCACCCGCTGTGGTTGGAATTCTCCATACAAGACTATCTCCAGAGTTAGACACCCTGATGGATTGAGTGCCGATCGTCGTATCATCGATATGAGACAACGTGATCTGCGTAGTAGGACCATTGTATGCCTGTACCTTTAACGTATTTCCTCGTCTCGCCGTGGTAGTTCCCTTCCATAAACTGGAATCGGAAGCAACACTTTCGGCAGAAGAACTGCTGGTGTTCAGGTTTGCATCAACGACGGTAACCACGATATGATCATTGATATCTGCTGAATCAGGGTTAATTGCCAGCGTTCCCGTTTCTCCGGAAACACCATACGATACGTTACCGGTTACCGTACCGGAAGTTCCACCATCCCTTAATTCGTCCAGGTAGGAAACCTTAACCGTATCACCGCTGCGAGCACCGGCAACCTGGAACGAACTCAGGCTTACCGTAACAGAACCACCGTTACCTACCTCAAATTCACCGCCCAAACCAACGGCGCTTGTTGTTTCAGTTCCAATAAATTGCGAAACAGCCACAAGGCAGTACTCAGAACCTTCAATCAACTTGATGAGTCCACCCGTGGAACTACCTGTGCCACTGCTGCCTTCCGTCCCAAACCTGACCGAATTTGTGCCAATTGCGGCCACGTTAGTCATTGAGGCAGATTGCGTTCCGCTGGACCAGGTAGAAGTGACATCGGCTGTCGGCGTTACATAAACAAGGGCCTGTTCGCCCGCTCCTGTAGTACTCGTACCTATCTCTACAAGGGCAAGCCTGCCGGACGCGCTTGCTTCAATAACTTGAAACGTAACTGCGGGGCCTGCCGCCACATCACCCAGGGTAATATTTTCACCCGTGTAAACGGCCGTCGTGTTTGAGCCCACCTGCACATTGCCGAAAAGGCTGTTGGAATTTATGGTCGTTGAACCGAACACCTTGCCGCTTGCGGAAAATATACCCGTATTATTCCCGGTTTCCACAAGCATAAGATGCTTTGAAACGACCGCTATACCACCTACTGACAACTGAGAACCGGTAGTCTGGTCAATGACCTCTACCTGCACCCTCGAAGTACCGGTGCCCGGGGAACCAGAGAGCAAAACGGCATTATCGACAAAACCAATAACATCCTTTGCCTTTGGATTGAGGTTCTCGTCAGGATCCGTAACCGTTATAATCAGGTTGGGATTGCTCGGAACAGTGGAAACAGCGGTAATCGAACTGGGATTAAAACTAAACGTGCCGCTGTTGAAACCAACAGATGCGGAGTCCAGGGTAGCGCCTGCATATAACAAGGAGAGCGTATTTCCGGACTCAACCGTAAGCTCGGCATCCGTTCCGGTAACTGCGTCACCGCCCGTATTAGCCGTTAACTGTTTAAGGTTAACACCCACAACGCTTGAACCCAATCCAGGGAAATTGTGGCTGCCCGAGTGGAAGTCCTCTACATACCCGGTCGTAGTTCCAACACCCACCATGATCGGCGCAGTGCTGTTTGCCGTTATTGTTCCACCATGCGACGTGAAGACGTCGGTATTACCACCTGTTTCCCGCAGGGTGAAAGGAACCGAGTTACTGCCTGCCGTGATAGTGACCGTAATAGTATCTTGAGACGAACTCGTGTCAGCCGTGTCATCCGTCACAGAAATAAAGGCACGATCAAAATCATTTGAGTCATCGAAGGAAGGAAAATAATTATTCCTGTCCAACGACCCTGACGCGGCCATGACACCGGATGCCATGCCAACCATAAGGGCCATCACCAGCAAAAAAACGCTGGTTAAACCAAAACCAATCTCTCTTTTTATTCTGGGTCTTTTCATATCCACCAAATCTCCTTTTGTTAAGACCAAACAACTATCTATCTTTGAAATCTAACGAACCTCTTTGCTACCTGTATTTCTTAAAAGATTTACTTGACCTCCCAATCAACTTTTCAACCCCTTGTTTACTTTCTATCACCTCCTTTTCTGGGATAATGACAGGACAAAGACGGGAAAAACCAAACGTTGATTTACTGCAAGGAATTATCAGATTACCATACAAGGCATAATCATGCAGGCAACCCCATCCTCTGCAGGAGAATCACTGGTTGTTTTTCCTACATTACCCCTCCTTTCTTTCTCACTATAATATAATGAAATAATGTTATGTTAAATATCTGTGAATATACTAAAATGATCCATACAAAAAACACCGGCGCGGGAAAACGGCCACTGAGGAATATAACATTCAGGGATGAACCCGTCAACAAAAAAATCAAAAAAATTAACCCCCTTAAAAAGATGTAGCAGTAATTTTCCCAGTAGGTTAGCAAAAACACAAACAGGCACAGAGAGAATGGCAGGACTGCCAACAGAAGCGCGGAAACCCTGGATAGCAACGTATAGTTATGCCGAATAACCACTTAAACGAAAAAAACCGATCGAAGGCAAGATATTTTTAATTTGACTTGCCGACCCTTTCCTGATACTATTCTATGCGCATTGGACAGTCTCATGAACACTGACGCCAACAGGATAATGTCCAATTCCGGAAAAATTTTTCTTGAAATCCCTTATTCCAGGAATCAGAGACCAGCGTCATTCATGCCAAATAATAACACGGTACAACCCTATCTGACAAACGATATATCCGCACAGAAAACAACTATTTCAGAAGACGAAAAGGCTTTTATCTTAAAGGGTATATTATCTGAAATAAAAAAGGTTGTTACCGCGCAACAATATGATATCTGGTTTTCCTGCCTCAGGATTACCTCTATTACTGACAACAGCATCACCTTTATCACACCGAATGAATTTATCAGGGAGTGGCTCTCTGATAATTATGTCGATCTGATTTCAAGCATTGCTTACAAGGTATTAAATTCTTCACGGGAAATTATCTTTTCACTAGAAGAGGAGCTCGGAGAGTTGCCTTTTTGTGTTGATTTGAACGCGGAAACTACGCTTTCTCCGGAAAATGTTTTCTCCGACGATCTCTATACCGTGCCTCCGAACGAATATTATAGTTTCGAAAATTTTATCATCGGTCCATGCAACAGATTAGCACATGCCGCGGCTCTTGCCGTTTCAGAGTCTCCGGGACACGCATATAATCCGCTTTTTATTCATGGCGCTTCGGGGCTCGGGAAAACACACCTTCTCCATGCAATAAACAATGTATTATCTTTAAAGCGGATGTCAAACATATTATACATTCCCTGCGAACGGTTCATCAATCACTACATATCCACCATACGCTCAAACCGCTGGGACACATTCAGGAAATTATACAGAAGTGCGGACGCGCTTTTGCTGGACGACATACATCTTATAGAAAACTCCCAGGGGTGCAGGGAAGAGTTTTTTCATACATTTAATGCTCTTTATAACGCAAAAAAACAAATTGTCATTACCAGCGACTCTCCGCCAGAGTCTATCTCTACTTTGGAAGACAGGCTTGTTTCAAGGTTCAAATGGGGACTTTTGTGCGGCATCGATACCCCCACGATTGAAACACGTATTGCAATCATTGAAAAAAGGGCCTCTATGTGGGGTATTACCCTGACACATGAAACCGCCGCTTATATCGGGAAAAAAATAAAAGGGAATATCAGAGAGATCGAAGGCGCGATCATCCGTTTAAATAAAGAGGCAAAGATAACAAAAAACCCTATTACCCTGGATTTTGTAAAAAAAATTGTGCAGGAGCTTTCAGGAAAGAATAAACAGGTTTTTCTTGAAAATGTCCTGGAAAAGGTTTCAAAAAGATTTAATATCACCATATCACAACTGCAATCAAAAAGAAGGACCAGGAATCTTACGCTTCCAAGGCAAATAGCCATGCATCTTTCAAGAAAACTGACAAATATGTCTTTGTCGGAGATAGGGGGATATATCGGAGGAAGGGACCACTCAACGGTAATTCATGCGGATGAAAAAATCGCAAAAATGTCTAAAAGGGACAAAAATCTTGCTTTTATTTTACAAAAATTGGAAGGTGAGTTACTCAAATGAATATACACTTTGCGGGAGCAGACCTATACAAAGGCTTTAATCTGGTATCAAATATTGTGCCGTCTCTGGCAATGAAGCAGATTTTAAAGGGTGTCAAGCTGGAGGCTGTGGACAATTCCGTAGAATTGACTGCCTCAGACCTGGAAGTGCTTGTCAAATATAAGATTCCTGTAAAACAATGCACGGGAGAAGGAGGTATCGTTTTACCCGCAGGCCGGGTAAATAACATCCTCCGGGAATGGATAGACAGCGAAGACGTTTCTTTGTCCATCGAGGAAGGATGCTGTACACTGAAATCCAAATGTGGATATTTCAAGATCCTCGGTGAGGATTTCCGGCAATTTCCAGAAATATCGAAAGACAACCTTACCGATTTTGTTGAAATAGACGGCGACGTTATCACAAAGATGATAGATCATGTAGCGTACGCTGTTTCAACGATAAAAACAAGAAACAGGTTTTGCGGTATATTTACGAAAATATACGCAGATGATATCGTCATGGTCGGCGCGGACGGGAACAGGTTGTCTCTCATAAAAAGAAAGGTGAAAAATACCCAGAATATTACTATGGAAGGAATTGTTTCCATAAAATGTTTCAAGTTCCTACAGCGTTTTATCTCTGAAAATAAGGGGGGAATAGTAAGAGTGAGCATGGATGATTCCCGTATTTGTTTCATGGGAGACAGAGGAGAGGTAATATCACAACTCATAGAAGGACAATACCCAAACTACGAGGAATTCATTCCCACACAAAATGATAAAAAGGTAGAGGCGGACAGGGAAGAGTTCTCTTCCATCGTAAAAATGGCTTCTTTTGTGAACAACGAGGAAGAACGAGTTATTAAAATGTCATTAAAAAAGGGTAAGCTGCAGCTTTTATCGGAAACAGCGGATATCGGAGAAGCTCATCTTGAAATCACCGTTTCATATGACGGGCCTGATTTTTTAGGCAACTTCAATCCGGATTACCTGTTAGATGCCTTAAAAGCATCCGACAGCGACACGGTTCTCATGGAACTCGGAGATCCTGGCAGCGCCGCGCTGTTAAGGACAGGCCATGAGCAATTATGTGTAATGATGCCCATCGAATTTTGAGCTAAAAAATGAAAGAAGAATTACCAGAGAGATATTTTTATCAAAAAAATACCAGTATAAGAATTGGTCACATTCTGAAAGATTTGTATCCGGGAAAAAACGCCACAAAGCATGCCTATCAAAAACTGAAAAATGCCTGGAGAACCATTGTAGGTGATGAAATTTTTCAGTGTACGGAAATTACCGGTATTAAAAACCGGGTATTGTATGTAACAGTCGAATCAACCACTATGATTCATTATTTGACTAATTTTGAAAAAAGCGCTATAATTGTGCGTTTTAATGAGATAGTGGATACGGTACGCATAGATGATATCCGTTTTACAGTAGGAAACGCACGATAATGGAAAAACACAGTCCTGTAACTGAGCTGGAAACATATGATGCAACATCCATAAAGGCTCTCGATGGCATAGAAGCTGTCAGAAAAAGGCCCGCAATGTACATTGGGGATGTTACGACAAGAGGGTTGCATCACCTGGTGGAGGAAATTGTCTGTAACAGCGTAGATGAGGCCCTTGCCGGTTTTTGTAAGAATATCAATGTCAAGATAAATATTGACGGAAGCATTACGGTGGTGGACGACGGAAGGGGCATACCTGTTGACATACACAAGGAAACGAACAAATCTGCCCTGGAAGTGGTAATGACCATGTTACATGCAGGTGGCAAGTTTGAGAATAAAAGCTATAAAACCTCAGGAGGCCTGCATGGAGTTGGAATATCAGTGGTAAGCGCCTTGAGTGAGTGGATGGAAGTAGAAGTTAGAAGGGACGGCTATGTATACTTTCAGAGATATGAAAAGGGAATCGTGGCCTCGACTCTTGAAACGCGGGGTGTCACCAAAAAAAGAGGCACCAAGGTTGTTTTTAAACCTGATCCTGAAATATTTGAAGACACGGTTTTTTGTCTCGAAATAATCGCAAAAAGATTAAGACAATACGCCTTTCTCAATAAAGGAATAAAAATAACTCTGACAGACGAAAGAATAGACAAGAGCGAAGAATTTCAATACGAAGGCGGAATAAAAGCCTTCATAGAAGAATTAAACGACAGAAAAGACGTTGTGCATAAAGATATAATTTATTTTGAAAGGGAGATTCGCGGCATAACACTGGAAGTAGCCATGCAGTATAACGACAGCTATAGCGAGAATGTTCATTCCTTTGCAAATAATGTTAGCACCGTAGAAGGAGGCACCCATTTAAGTGGTTTCAGAGCGGCTCTTACCAGGACTTTTAATACCTATGCAAAGAACAAAAAAATACTCACAGAGGAGAAAGCGCCTTCCGGGGATGATTATAGAGAGGGCCTTACGGCCATTATAAGTGTTAAACTGCCTGAACCACAATTTGAAGGACAGACAAAAACAAAATTAGGTAATCGAGAAATTCAGGGGCTTGTAGAAACCCTTATGGGCGAACAACTCGGAACGTTCTGCGAAGAAAACCCATCGACAGCAAAGTCAATAATTAATAAGGGAATAGAGGCGTTAAGGGCAAGGGAAGCAGCACGAAAAGCACGGGATCTGACCAGGAGAAAAGGTGCGCTGAGCAGTTCAAATCTTCCAGGAAAACTGGCGGATTGTTCTTCCCGGGATTTCGAAACATCGGAATTATTCCTTGTTGAGGGTGTCTCTGCAGGAGGCACTGCAAAGCAGGGAAGGGATCGTAGATGCCAGGCCATACTACCGTTAAAGGGAGTGATTTTAAATGTGGAAAAGGCCCGTATTGACAAAATGTTAAGTAATGAAGAAATCAGAACATTAATTTCTGCCCTGGGAACGGGCATAGGAACGGACGAATTTAACATAAAGAATCTGCGGTATGCAAAAACCATCATCATGACGGATGCAGATATTGATGGCGCTCATATAAGAACACTTTTACTCACGTTTTTTTTCCGGCAAATGATAGAATTAATAGAAAACGGGCGTATCTATATCGCACAGCCTCCTCTATACAAAATAACAAAAAAGAAAAAACTGGAATACGTTTACGATGACAGGGAATTACAGAAAACCCTTATATCTTTTGGTATTGAAGGAACCACGCTCATTTCAGAACAAGCAGATAACAGAGGACCTCTGGAAGGTCCCGATCTGGAAAAATTGTTACAACTTCTTGTCCAAATGGAAGAAGCGGTAAAGGTATTGGGAAAAAGGGGTATATCGCTCGAAACATTTATCAGTCTAAGAGACAAGCAAAGCGGAAACCTTCCTTTCTATAAGGTAACATATAGGGAAAAAACTCTCTTTCTTTGTTCAGAAGAAGAACTGGAAAATTTCCTGAAGAAAACGGAACAGGCAGAGGGACAAAAGCTGGAAATACTGGAAGAGGATGATGTTAAAGAAGAGAGGAACGGCGGGAAGGTAGAAGTTACAGAATACCATGAAAGCAAAGAAATAGAAAAAACCGTAAGAATGATCGAGAGCTATGGATTCTTAATAAGTGATTACTTCCCTGAAAGAAATGGACAAAAACCACGATTTCGTTTAACTTCAGGAGAAATCGATATACAGGCGCATTCTCTAGAGGATGTTCTTTCAAAAATAAAAGAAATTGGAAGAAATGGCCTTGAAATACAACGTTACAAGGGACTTGGAGAGATGAATGCAGAAGAACTTGCAGAAACCACAATGAATTTTACTACGAGAACGTTATTAAAAGTTAAGGTGGAAGATGCTGCAAAAGCGGATGCAATTTTCAGCACTCTAGCAGGAAAAGATGTTCAACGAAGAAGGGAATACATAGAAAAACACGCATTAGAAGTAAAAAATTTAGATATATAGTTTTTTATCCTCTAGTTTATAGCAAAGAAAAAGGTTCTTTCTTTTCGGCCAGGCAGAAAAAATAAAAATTCTTTACTCCCTTTGACGCTTTGCCGGTAAACCATCCATAAAAACATGACATTAGTCAAAACGTTCTTAAATACCTGTAAGAAACATGCCCATAAAATAGCCATTGTAGATCAGCAAGGTTCAATTACTTACCATGAACTTCTCGAAAAGGCAATGGCATATGGGGCCAAAATATCATCTAAAGCAACGGGAAACCATATTGGAATTCTTCTTCCAAACAGCAAAGAGTTTGCCGCTGTATTTTACGGGACTCTTTCAGCGGGGAAAGTGCCTGTTCCCCTAAATTTTCTCCTCTCACCACAACAACTTCTTTATATTCTCCGGAATGCGGAAATATTCACCGTTTTTACCAATACCTATTTTAAACAACTCCTGGGAGAACACATTAAACACCTATTTACCGTAGAAGAACATTTCTGTGATACCTCTCCTTTCAATGAGGAAAACATACAGTACGGTACTAGCGAAGATATTGCCGCTTTACTATATACCTCCGGCACAAGCGCAAAACCAAAAGGGGTGATGCTGTCCAACAGAAATTTTTTGCATAATTTGGATGGATGCATAGAGGCGTTCAGGTTTTCAGATAAAGACGTATTACTTGGTGTTTTGCCACTCTTTCACACCTACGCATTAACCACAACCCTCATCTTACCTATTCGCGTTGGCGCGACAATTATCTATCTTGCTCGTTTTTCCGGACAGAAAGTTCTGGAAGCTATTGAAAAATATCATGTTACTGCTTTATTTGCCATTCCTTCAATGTATAGGGCGCTCCTACGATCTATGGACACAAACACTCATTCATTGAAGACGTTGCGATTGTGCACTTCCGGAGGTGAACTCCTGCCGAAAGATGTCCTTGAGGCCTTTAATAAAACCTTCCCTGTACCACTGACAGAGGGATATGGATTAACAGAAACTACTGCAATTGTTTCCGTGAATCTACCGGAAAAATGTAAGCCTGGCAGTATTGGTCCTCCATTAAGCAACCTGGAAGTAAAAATTATTGATGATGACCTGAAATCTTTACCCAGAGAGAAGGAAGGGGAAATATGGGTAAAAGGTCCTAATGTTATGAATGGGTATTACAGACTGCCAAAAGAGACGGCAGAAGCTAAGACTTCAGACGGTTGGCTGAAAACTGGCGACTACGGCAAACTGGATAATGAAGGTTTTTTATGGATTACCGGAAGAAAGAAAGAGTTAATTATCATCAGCGGGGAAAATGTATCTCCTCATGAGATTGAGCAGGTCATCAGTGGCAATGAAAAGGTTTTTGAAGTTGCCGTCGTTGGTGTGCCTGACAAAATCAGAGGAGAAATTCCCAAGGCGTACATAGCCTTAAAAGAAAATTGTTCATGCAGCGATGAAGAAATGAGAGATTTCTGCATGCAACACCTGCCTCACTATAAAGTTCCAAAATATATTGAGTTCCTGAAAGAGCTTCCACATGGTCCGACCGGTAAAATCTTGAAACGTGCTTTGAAATAAAAACTTTTTTATTATTCTCAAAAAAACTTTCCTTCCGCTATGACATTACCCTCTTTTCTTCCTCTCTTGATTACCGGAGTTGCCGGTGTGCCGGGTTTCAGCGCGTTCAAGTATTTTTATTCAAAATATCCAAACCATGTGACAGCCATTCGTCCCGTCAGATATTGGCCATTACGTGGAGACGGCATTATTCCCTTAGACATGGAGGACCATAAAGGACTTGTCGACCTGATGAAACAAAAACAGTTCCGCTCTATTTTAAACGGCGCTGGTTCTTGTGCCCTGAAGTCCTGCGAAATGAACCCTGCATTGGCTTATCGTGTTAATGTTCAATCGGTGCTGAATGTACTGAATACTATTAAATACCGCAAGATTCGTCTGATTCATCTTTCAACGGATCTGGTTTTTTCAGGAAAATCTTCAGGGTTGTATACAGAAGAGGATCCTGTTTCTCCCGTTACCATGTATGGTAAAACCATGGTTATGGCAGAAGAAATTCTTACGCTCAGATACCCTTCTTCGGCAATCTTTCGTATATCTCTTCCTATGGGAATTAGTGTAAATGGCCATGCGGGAGCTATCGATTGGATTTTATCACGGTTTAAAAAGAATAACCCAGCTACTCTGTATTACGATGAGTTGAGGTCTCCGTTTTACTGTGAAGATTTTAATAGAATTATTGAATTCGCACTGGAAAGAGATTTTTGTGGTATCTACCACCTTGGCTCCCATAGACACCTCAGTCTTTACCAGATAGGTCAGATTATAAATAAGGTGGGTGGATACGCGCCTCGTCTGCTCAATGGTTGTTTGAGGAAAGAAGCCGGACCTATGCCGCCACGCGCGGGAAATGTTACCATGAATAATGAAAAACTTATTCAGGTATTAGGTCTCGACCCTTTTCGAAGATGGCCTTATCTTGATTGTCATGTTCCTGATGGAAAAGACTGGCATCATGAACGTCCTGAAACTATGACTTTTCATCCTGATCAGGTCCACAGGTGTCTGTATACAATTCCTGTCACCTCCTGATCTTATTTTGCACAAAATTACCCTTTCGTATCTGTTTTCCGTTTCATAAAAGCAAGTATTTCATTTGCCGCCTTTTCAGATGCGCCAGGTCTTCCAATGGCATCCATAAGCCTTGCTATCTCTTCTTCACACGTTTTTCTCCTTTGATTGTCCTGTAATAACTGCAGCGCTTGTTTCGTAATCCAGGAATAATTTTTCCCATACATAAGTTTTTCCGGAACAATTTCTTTATTCGCCAGCACGTTTACCAATCCTATATAGGGTGTAATGAGAAACGGTTTTCCCACAAAATAGGCGAAAGGTGATATTTTATAAATAATAATCATTGGCTTGTGGTAATAAGCAATTTGCAGTGTAATGGTGCCCGACCCTGCAATACAGATATCAGAGGAAGTAATCACTTCATGAACATTGTCCGTTATGATTCTGTAACCTATTTTGAATTCCTTTGCAATGGAATTTATGAGGTGAAATTGACGTTT
The Candidatus Brocadiaceae bacterium DNA segment above includes these coding regions:
- a CDS encoding carboxypeptidase-like regulatory domain-containing protein, producing the protein MKRPRIKREIGFGLTSVFLLVMALMVGMASGVMAASGSLDRNNYFPSFDDSNDFDRAFISVTDDTADTSSSQDTITVTITAGSNSVPFTLRETGGNTDVFTSHGGTITANSTAPIMVGVGTTTGYVEDFHSGSHNFPGLGSSVVGVNLKQLTANTGGDAVTGTDAELTVESGNTLSLLYAGATLDSASVGFNSGTFSFNPSSITAVSTVPSNPNLIITVTDPDENLNPKAKDVIGFVDNAVLLSGSPGTGTSRVQVEVIDQTTGSQLSVGGIAVVSKHLMLVETGNNTGIFSASGKVFGSTTINSNSLFGNVQVGSNTTAVYTGENITLGDVAAGPAVTFQVIEASASGRLALVEIGTSTTGAGEQALVYVTPTADVTSTWSSGTQSASMTNVAAIGTNSVRFGTEGSSGTGSSTGGLIKLIEGSEYCLVAVSQFIGTETTSAVGLGGEFEVGNGGSVTVSLSSFQVAGARSGDTVKVSYLDELRDGGTSGTVTGNVSYGVSGETGTLAINPDSADINDHIVVTVVDANLNTSSSSAESVASDSSLWKGTTTARRGNTLKVQAYNGPTTQITLSHIDDTTIGTQSIRVSNSGDSLVWRIPTTAGAFGVGTSTSFSLGTESVSAVPLIHGSSADATSFLSSATTSSFKATVSAQDNTVEISPDGSHWVSIPVVETGANSSTFVGTIGFDFTAHRVTTSTSVSVSSVFSDITGSSTTQILFNNTNALGTGAQGLDAFVGTGSVVRIFDGTVEEFSEVASVTDTSLIVKKLSDTLSFDPDLTWVQVIGNDMMTERRQTVDGNAIQCIGGYCGATYHFRYNDASGASGAYFGGDNLAINSTQATFNANTAELSTNLTGETGPDTFVVVTLVDQDLNTSTSDKQSTFEADSTDSGISSIVRFNENGLGNPAGSSTGNQSTGFKNGATSKILYASTLSAIPSSSVNQASGGNTIDFGLVETANDSGTFRGSFQLSSGTPTTNSSDTLKVTSGDMVYVHYNDSPDGNCVDSSNYLVTDPISVVTLLGNLSLSKDTAFLSGDTVVATVVDVDRNAISTAIDTLTTALKVTGSNYSIGDDLNMNLVESGVDTGTFLATIQTGTTTTGGGTGSNLGTVETVQNGVVNVVYTDTSPQSSSATVPLAFSASDATLDFDGDTVNLESFAFLTLYDAERNTAHTSRQSLLSDVFIQTSVSNSTKVRMTETGDDTGTFQGSIRVTSSGGTSEFNRIQASEGDTLTASYIDAVNTTGSSRSLSDTALVIEPTPTPSPTPTPSPTPTVSPTPTPSPTPTPEETGNIVGVVRDATTNEGINGATVVLDTNGATVEEVFTTTTSTITVGEQTIDGAFVFRDIPIGIHDIGARATLHEDAQQEVTVEEGDDLRTASRVVFLMEPLISPSPTPIVSPTPTPGPEGTIVGTVTDASTGNGINGAIVTIDETGDQTTTTTLRGIEGAYFFQNIASGDYTVSAQATGFQSNSESSTVVDGGITRTFIVLDPLPSENCLATEIGADVDDQLDMIVGERAVIRVQLTGGVGEETGEVCDDLSGVEVTGKSTSKNKLLFIDGSDEGTVTTDANGIATFAVDALKKGSVNVKFEAEGAKIKGNGDVKSAKLKETVKVKIAEE
- the dnaA gene encoding chromosomal replication initiator protein DnaA, coding for MPNNNTVQPYLTNDISAQKTTISEDEKAFILKGILSEIKKVVTAQQYDIWFSCLRITSITDNSITFITPNEFIREWLSDNYVDLISSIAYKVLNSSREIIFSLEEELGELPFCVDLNAETTLSPENVFSDDLYTVPPNEYYSFENFIIGPCNRLAHAAALAVSESPGHAYNPLFIHGASGLGKTHLLHAINNVLSLKRMSNILYIPCERFINHYISTIRSNRWDTFRKLYRSADALLLDDIHLIENSQGCREEFFHTFNALYNAKKQIVITSDSPPESISTLEDRLVSRFKWGLLCGIDTPTIETRIAIIEKRASMWGITLTHETAAYIGKKIKGNIREIEGAIIRLNKEAKITKNPITLDFVKKIVQELSGKNKQVFLENVLEKVSKRFNITISQLQSKRRTRNLTLPRQIAMHLSRKLTNMSLSEIGGYIGGRDHSTVIHADEKIAKMSKRDKNLAFILQKLEGELLK